A single window of Nicotiana tomentosiformis chromosome 1, ASM39032v3, whole genome shotgun sequence DNA harbors:
- the LOC104094007 gene encoding uncharacterized protein has translation MTKQIVLRAPSSLSVDRRRQPLLSGQDSYSRGGVRKAARFAEVAGGTTAECAAVCCCCPCGLVNLLVLAVYKLPAGLCRKALRRKRRRRLMKKGLLVRSEDTELSKHPIGTTPLAMLDDGNSLESDKDVVALEKEMWNKFYGAGFWRSPSQRSDNMETMTSASTKLGVGDKVHQRKLKTNASTKSGIGDKVHQQELNTGASTKLGVGDKAH, from the exons ATGACAAAACAGATAGTCCTCCGTGCACCGTCATCACTTTCGGTGGACCGGCGGCGGCAGCCACTGTTATCGGGCCAAGATTCATATTCACGAGGTGGGGTTCGGAAGGCGGCGCGGTTCGCGGAGGTCGCCGGCGGAACGACGGCTGAATGTGCAGCGGTTTGTTGCTGTTGCCCTTGCGGGCTAGTGAATCTCCTCGTGCTAGCTGTGTATAAGTTGCCAGCGGGACTTTGCCGGAAGGCACTGAGGAGGAAACGCCGACGTCGGCTGATGAAGAAAGGGCTTTTGGTGCGCTCTGAAGACACGGAGCTTTCAAAACACCCCATCGGCACCACCCCGCTCGCAATGCTTGACGACGGAAACAGCTTGGAATCCGATAAGGATGTGGTGGCGCTAGAGAAGGAAATGTGGAACAAGTTTTATGGTGCTGGATTTTGGAGAAGTCCCTCTCAACGGAGTGACAACATGGAAACAATG ACAAGCGCTTCAACAAAATTGGGTGTTGGTGACAAAGTGCATCAACGAAAGTTAAAGACAAATGCTTCAACAAAATCAGGTATTGGTGACAAAGTGCATCAACAAGAGCTGAACACAGGTGCTTCAACAAAATTGGGTGTTGGTGACAAAGCGCATTAA